A region of Burkholderiales bacterium JOSHI_001 DNA encodes the following proteins:
- a CDS encoding transposase (PFAM: Transposase) — protein MGTRRQFSREFKLEAVKLVKERGVAVSQACRDLDVHESRLRAWIREFAADPQQAFPGKGVMKPEAAELDRLRKEVAKLKMERDILKKAAAYFAKDSL, from the coding sequence ATGGGAACGAGAAGGCAGTTCAGCCGGGAGTTCAAGCTTGAGGCTGTGAAGCTGGTCAAGGAACGGGGGGTGGCGGTATCGCAGGCCTGTCGCGACCTGGACGTGCACGAGAGCAGGCTCAGGGCCTGGATACGTGAGTTTGCAGCGGACCCGCAGCAGGCATTCCCTGGCAAGGGCGTGATGAAGCCTGAGGCAGCGGAGCTGGATCGGCTGCGCAAGGAAGTGGCCAAGCTCAAGATGGAGCGCGACATCTTGAAAAAAGCCGCGGCCTACTTCGCCAAGGACTCCTTGTGA
- a CDS encoding transposase (PFAM: Integrase core domain), with protein sequence MKFEFVAKHRGAWPVNLMCEALGVSRSGFYAWRSRPRSRRSLDDEALGAQVRSSFIGSDRTYGARRVWHDVLEFGHRCGLHRIERLMRAQALRARPRRRGLPQDRGERSAVADNVLDRQFQADGPNQKWVADFTYIWTAEGWLYVAVVLDLYSRRVVGWSMQAAMTSQLVADALMMAVWRRGKPVELLHHSDQGSQYTSEHFRKLLAEHGITCSMSRAGEVWDNSAMESFFSSLKTERTARKVYRSREQARSDVFDYIECFYNPRRRHSTIGYVSPIQFEGAQEA encoded by the coding sequence GTGAAGTTCGAGTTCGTGGCGAAACACCGAGGGGCCTGGCCGGTGAACCTGATGTGCGAGGCGCTCGGTGTCTCGCGAAGCGGCTTCTATGCCTGGCGCAGCAGGCCACGCAGCCGACGCAGCCTTGATGACGAAGCGCTCGGCGCGCAGGTGCGCAGCAGCTTCATCGGCAGCGATCGCACCTATGGCGCTCGGCGGGTGTGGCATGACGTGCTGGAGTTTGGCCATCGGTGTGGGTTGCATCGCATTGAGCGGCTGATGCGTGCGCAGGCGCTGCGGGCCAGGCCCAGGCGGCGGGGCCTGCCCCAGGACCGTGGTGAGCGCAGCGCTGTTGCCGACAACGTACTGGACCGCCAGTTCCAGGCCGATGGACCCAACCAGAAGTGGGTCGCTGACTTCACCTACATCTGGACGGCTGAGGGCTGGCTCTACGTGGCAGTCGTACTGGACTTGTACTCACGTCGGGTGGTGGGGTGGTCCATGCAAGCTGCCATGACCAGCCAGCTCGTTGCCGACGCGCTGATGATGGCTGTATGGCGGCGCGGCAAGCCGGTGGAACTGCTGCATCACTCGGACCAGGGCAGCCAGTACACCAGCGAGCACTTCCGCAAGCTGCTGGCCGAGCACGGCATCACATGCAGCATGAGTCGGGCCGGGGAGGTCTGGGACAACTCGGCTATGGAGAGCTTCTTCAGCAGCTTGAAGACGGAGCGCACGGCCCGAAAGGTCTACCGCTCACGCGAGCAGGCCAGGTCAGACGTGTTCGACTACATCGAGTGCTTCTACAACCCCAGACGTCGGCACTCGACCATCGGATACGTCAGCCCGATACAGTTCGAGGGAGCTCAAGAAGCTTAG
- a CDS encoding transcriptional regulator (PFAM: Bacterial regulatory helix-turn-helix protein, lysR family; LysR substrate binding domain) has product MTLVQLRHFILLAQTGSFVKAASQLFLTQPALSRSIRALENELGQPLFDRVGRLSELTPFGREALARARDLVLSADDLRDRGRVAGDAQEGVVRIGMGSGPGSMLMTPLLLQMAQDRPRLRVEVARAGTDLLVQALRERALDALVVDVRSLRPAPDLITQLLHEMRGAFMVRRGHPLTKRRGGPRFDDLLRYPLASVPLSDEVSRVLVERYGPSAHPSVCVTLQCEEIPSLVEVTRRSDTVLLAIRAAAPDLVELKVQPALAATARFGLVTLRRRTEPAGLAIVRELMVQRLVDGPAR; this is encoded by the coding sequence ATGACCCTCGTCCAACTTCGCCACTTCATCCTGCTGGCCCAGACAGGTTCCTTCGTCAAGGCGGCGAGCCAGCTGTTCCTGACCCAGCCAGCGCTCAGCCGCAGCATCCGAGCGCTGGAAAACGAACTGGGCCAACCCCTGTTCGACCGGGTCGGCCGGTTGAGTGAGCTCACGCCTTTCGGCCGTGAAGCGCTGGCACGCGCGCGGGACCTGGTGCTTTCAGCCGATGACCTGCGCGACCGCGGTCGCGTCGCGGGTGACGCGCAGGAAGGCGTGGTGCGAATCGGCATGGGCTCCGGCCCGGGGTCGATGCTCATGACGCCGCTGCTGCTGCAGATGGCGCAGGACAGGCCCCGGCTTCGCGTCGAGGTCGCGCGCGCCGGCACCGACCTTCTGGTGCAAGCGCTGCGCGAGCGCGCACTGGACGCCCTGGTGGTCGACGTGCGTTCCCTGCGCCCCGCCCCGGATCTGATCACCCAACTGCTGCATGAGATGAGGGGCGCCTTCATGGTTCGCCGCGGCCATCCGCTGACGAAGCGGCGCGGCGGACCCCGCTTCGACGATCTGCTGCGCTACCCCCTGGCCTCGGTGCCCTTGTCGGACGAGGTGTCGCGCGTGCTGGTGGAGCGATACGGCCCGAGCGCCCATCCCAGCGTCTGCGTCACATTGCAGTGCGAGGAGATTCCAAGCCTGGTCGAGGTCACACGCCGCAGCGACACGGTGCTGTTGGCCATCCGGGCGGCAGCCCCGGACCTGGTGGAATTGAAGGTGCAGCCCGCCCTCGCGGCGACTGCGCGCTTCGGACTGGTGACACTGCGGCGGCGCACCGAACCCGCCGGGCTGGCCATCGTTCGCGAACTGATGGTGCAACGCCTGGTGGACGGTCCAGCCAGGTGA
- a CDS encoding ferredoxin subunit of nitrite reductase and ring-hydroxylating dioxygenase (PFAM: Rieske [2Fe-2S] domain), with protein sequence MSNANWVDALAADDLPVDDVKGIAVAGRDIAIYTVGDDVYATDNLCTHGQARLCDGFLDGHEIECPLHQGKFDVRDGKPSCAPVTDALRSYPVKVEGGRVFLQLD encoded by the coding sequence ATGAGCAATGCGAACTGGGTGGACGCGCTGGCGGCCGACGATCTTCCTGTGGACGATGTCAAAGGGATCGCAGTGGCCGGGCGCGACATCGCGATCTACACCGTGGGCGACGATGTTTACGCCACCGACAACCTCTGCACCCACGGCCAGGCCCGGCTGTGTGACGGATTCCTGGACGGCCACGAGATCGAATGCCCGTTGCACCAGGGCAAGTTCGACGTGCGCGATGGCAAGCCCAGCTGCGCACCGGTGACCGATGCGCTGCGCAGCTACCCGGTGAAGGTCGAGGGCGGCAGGGTGTTCCTGCAGCTCGACTGA
- a CDS encoding small subunit of phenylpropionate dioxygenase (PFAM: Ring hydroxylating beta subunit), with translation MATNLNFEDWLALTQLYADYASAVDSGQWDLWPEFFTDDCVYRLQPRENHERGFPLATLSFSSKGMLKDRVYGIQETLFHDPYYQRHVVGTPIVREAGEGRFRCEANYAVFRTKLSDASTVFNVGRYLDTVVRTPAGLKFASRECIYDSEMIPNSIIYPI, from the coding sequence ATGGCGACGAACCTGAATTTCGAGGACTGGCTGGCCCTGACCCAGCTGTACGCCGACTACGCGAGCGCGGTCGATTCCGGCCAATGGGACCTGTGGCCCGAGTTCTTCACCGACGACTGCGTCTACCGCCTGCAGCCACGTGAGAACCACGAGCGCGGCTTCCCGCTGGCCACGCTGTCCTTCAGCAGCAAGGGCATGCTGAAGGACCGGGTCTACGGCATCCAGGAGACCCTGTTCCACGACCCCTACTACCAGCGCCACGTCGTGGGCACGCCCATCGTGCGCGAGGCCGGGGAAGGGCGCTTTCGCTGCGAGGCCAATTACGCGGTGTTCCGCACCAAGCTGTCCGACGCCTCCACCGTGTTCAACGTCGGCCGCTACCTGGACACCGTGGTGCGCACGCCGGCCGGGCTGAAGTTCGCGTCGCGCGAATGCATCTACGACAGCGAAATGATCCCCAACTCCATCATCTACCCGATCTGA
- a CDS encoding ring-hydroxylating dioxygenase, large terminal subunit (PFAM: Ring hydroxylating alpha subunit (catalytic domain); Rieske [2Fe-2S] domain) — MNATSTVFPDQPVWEGDGTHRIPFLAYTREDIYRKELERFFYKGHWCYVGLEAEVPKPGDYKRTVVGERSVILVRDADGALSVVENVCAHRGMRFCRERHGNRKDFVCPYHQWSYTLQGDLQGVPFRRGVKQDGQVHGGMPADFKTADHGLTKLKVATRGGVVFASFDPDVEPFEDYLGPTILGYFDRLFNGRKLKILGYNRQRIPGNWKLMQENIKDPYHPGLLHTWFVTFGLWRADNKSQLRMDDKHRHAAMISTRGSAGKAEQVTQVSSFKEEMKLHDPSFIDIVPEPWWGGPTAVMTTIFPSVILQQQVNSVSTRHIQPNGHGSFDFVWTHFGFDDDSEAMTQRRLTQANLFGPAGFVSADDGEVIEFSQQAFESKPFHRAVAELGGRGVENTEHMVTETLIRGMYRYWRDVMEA; from the coding sequence ATGAACGCGACCAGCACGGTCTTTCCCGACCAGCCCGTGTGGGAAGGCGACGGCACCCACCGCATCCCCTTCCTCGCCTACACCCGCGAAGACATCTACCGCAAGGAGCTGGAGCGCTTCTTCTACAAGGGGCACTGGTGTTACGTCGGCCTGGAGGCCGAGGTGCCCAAGCCGGGTGACTACAAGCGCACGGTGGTGGGCGAGCGCTCGGTGATCCTGGTGCGTGATGCCGACGGTGCCCTGAGCGTGGTGGAAAACGTCTGCGCCCACCGCGGCATGCGCTTCTGCCGCGAACGCCACGGCAACCGCAAGGACTTCGTCTGCCCCTACCACCAGTGGAGCTACACGCTCCAGGGCGACCTGCAGGGCGTGCCCTTCCGCCGTGGCGTGAAGCAGGACGGCCAGGTGCACGGCGGCATGCCGGCGGACTTCAAGACCGCCGACCACGGCCTGACGAAGTTGAAGGTGGCCACCCGTGGCGGCGTGGTCTTCGCGTCTTTCGACCCGGATGTGGAACCCTTCGAGGACTACCTCGGCCCCACCATCCTGGGCTACTTCGACCGCCTGTTCAACGGCCGAAAGCTGAAGATCCTGGGCTACAACCGCCAGCGCATCCCGGGCAACTGGAAGCTGATGCAGGAGAACATCAAGGACCCCTACCACCCGGGCCTGCTGCACACCTGGTTCGTCACCTTCGGGCTCTGGCGCGCCGACAACAAGAGCCAGCTGCGCATGGACGACAAGCACCGCCACGCGGCCATGATCAGCACCCGCGGCAGCGCCGGCAAGGCCGAGCAGGTGACGCAGGTGTCCAGCTTCAAGGAAGAGATGAAGCTGCACGACCCCAGCTTCATCGACATCGTGCCCGAGCCCTGGTGGGGCGGGCCCACGGCTGTCATGACGACCATTTTCCCCAGCGTCATCCTGCAGCAGCAAGTGAACAGTGTGTCCACCCGGCACATCCAGCCCAACGGGCATGGCAGCTTCGACTTCGTCTGGACGCACTTCGGCTTCGACGACGACAGCGAAGCCATGACCCAGCGCCGCCTGACCCAGGCCAACCTGTTCGGCCCGGCCGGCTTCGTGTCGGCCGACGACGGCGAGGTGATCGAGTTCAGCCAGCAGGCTTTCGAGAGCAAGCCCTTCCACCGCGCCGTGGCGGAACTGGGCGGGCGCGGGGTGGAGAACACCGAGCACATGGTCACCGAGACGCTGATACGCGGCATGTACCGCTACTGGCGCGACGTGATGGAAGCCTGA
- a CDS encoding 2-polyprenylphenol hydroxylase-like oxidoreductase (PFAM: 2Fe-2S iron-sulfur cluster binding domain; Oxidoreductase FAD-binding domain; Oxidoreductase NAD-binding domain), which translates to MEILVQPLNRSIRVEAGANLLKALQDAQVPMSYSCMAGRCGTCRCRVLDGEVLEAAGEQQRPPSGEPGHVLACQTYITEPCTIEIPEPDEVVVHPARIVKATVATLEDLTHDIKRLVLRPAKPMAFSPGQYVQLQFTPGHVRPYSMAGLTGDGLFEFHVRLVPDGRVTGYIAHQLKLGDAVKLSGPLGSAYLRRKHKGPMLCVAGGTGLAPILSILRGAVEQGMANPVHLYFGVRSPRDIYGLAWLDHLQREHPALSVHTIVASGGDPKVHRCGLVTDAIEQDHADLDGWRAYLCGSPPMVEAATLVARGRGIEAQHIYADAFYTQGT; encoded by the coding sequence ATGGAAATCCTCGTTCAACCCCTCAACCGCAGCATCCGGGTCGAAGCCGGCGCCAACCTGCTGAAGGCGCTGCAGGACGCCCAGGTGCCGATGTCGTATTCGTGCATGGCCGGGCGCTGTGGCACCTGCCGCTGCCGGGTGCTGGATGGCGAGGTGCTGGAAGCTGCGGGCGAGCAGCAGCGCCCGCCCAGTGGCGAACCAGGCCATGTGCTGGCCTGCCAGACCTACATCACCGAGCCCTGCACGATCGAGATCCCCGAGCCGGACGAGGTGGTGGTGCACCCGGCCCGCATCGTCAAAGCCACGGTGGCGACTCTCGAAGACCTGACGCACGACATCAAGCGTCTGGTCCTGCGCCCGGCCAAGCCGATGGCGTTCTCGCCAGGGCAGTACGTCCAGCTTCAGTTCACGCCAGGGCATGTCAGGCCGTATTCGATGGCCGGCCTGACCGGCGACGGCCTGTTCGAGTTCCACGTGCGCCTGGTGCCCGACGGGCGCGTGACCGGTTACATCGCACACCAACTCAAGTTGGGCGACGCCGTCAAGCTCAGCGGGCCTCTCGGTTCGGCCTACCTGCGCCGCAAACACAAGGGCCCGATGCTCTGTGTGGCGGGGGGCACCGGGCTGGCGCCCATCCTTTCCATCCTGCGCGGCGCGGTGGAGCAGGGCATGGCCAACCCCGTCCACCTGTATTTCGGCGTGCGCTCGCCGCGCGACATTTACGGTCTGGCGTGGCTGGACCATCTGCAGCGCGAACACCCTGCCTTGAGCGTGCACACCATCGTCGCGTCCGGGGGCGACCCGAAAGTGCACCGCTGCGGCTTGGTCACCGACGCCATCGAGCAGGACCACGCCGACCTGGACGGCTGGCGCGCCTACCTCTGCGGATCGCCGCCGATGGTGGAAGCGGCCACCCTGGTGGCCCGGGGCCGGGGGATTGAAGCCCAGCACATCTACGCCGACGCGTTCTATACCCAAGGCACCTGA
- a CDS encoding transcriptional regulator (PFAM: Bacterial regulatory helix-turn-helix protein, lysR family; LysR substrate binding domain), translated as MELSDIDLNQLVLFQQLMVERSVSKVADRLGLTQPAVSNTLAKLRRQFGDDLFVRTPTGMMPTPFAEQLAEPIGYALGMIHSGLNQHSRFDPASVKRAVTIGMTDIGEIVFLPQLVERLRHTAPGVSVSTVRTTVTTLRDDMESGQVDLAIGPLPQLKAGFFQRRLFRQRYVCLFRKGHALDRKRLTLADFKAAEHLVIVSAGTGHGKVDDLIRRSGVERKVRLTVPHFVSVGHILRRSDMVATVTERLAESLAEPFDLAFRPHPVELPEVAINVFWHAKVHRSPAHQWLRGVVFDLFGEDKGTPPSATRSRDAAGQQHGR; from the coding sequence ATGGAGCTGTCGGACATCGATCTCAACCAGCTGGTGCTTTTCCAGCAGCTGATGGTCGAACGAAGCGTCTCGAAGGTGGCCGACAGGCTGGGGCTCACCCAACCGGCCGTAAGCAACACCCTGGCCAAGCTGCGGCGGCAGTTCGGCGACGACCTGTTCGTGCGCACCCCCACGGGCATGATGCCCACGCCCTTCGCAGAGCAACTGGCCGAGCCCATCGGCTATGCCCTGGGCATGATCCACAGCGGCCTGAACCAGCACAGCCGCTTCGACCCGGCCAGCGTGAAGCGCGCGGTGACCATCGGCATGACCGACATCGGCGAGATCGTCTTCCTGCCCCAGTTGGTGGAACGCCTGCGGCACACGGCCCCCGGGGTGTCGGTCAGCACCGTGCGCACCACCGTCACCACGCTGCGTGACGACATGGAATCGGGCCAGGTGGACCTGGCCATCGGCCCGCTGCCGCAGCTGAAGGCGGGCTTCTTCCAGCGCCGCCTGTTCCGCCAGCGTTATGTGTGCCTGTTCCGCAAGGGCCATGCGCTGGACCGCAAGCGCCTGACCCTGGCCGACTTCAAGGCCGCCGAGCACCTGGTCATCGTGTCGGCCGGCACCGGCCATGGCAAGGTGGACGACCTGATCCGTCGCTCGGGGGTTGAACGCAAGGTGCGCCTGACCGTGCCGCATTTCGTCAGCGTGGGGCACATCCTGCGACGCAGCGACATGGTGGCGACGGTGACCGAGCGCCTGGCCGAAAGCCTGGCCGAGCCCTTCGACCTGGCCTTCCGCCCGCACCCGGTCGAGCTGCCGGAAGTGGCCATCAATGTGTTCTGGCATGCCAAGGTGCACCGCTCGCCCGCGCACCAATGGCTGCGGGGCGTCGTCTTCGACCTCTTTGGCGAGGACAAGGGCACCCCGCCGTCGGCCACAAGGTCCCGGGATGCCGCAGGGCAGCAGCACGGCCGGTGA
- a CDS encoding hypothetical protein (PFAM: Uncharacterized conserved protein (DUF2277)) translates to MCRSIKTLFNFAPPATELEIRDASLQFVRKLSGFNVPSGQNTAAFERAVEEVAEAARRLIGELKTSAPPKNRAQEAAKARERSLARFGATPSR, encoded by the coding sequence ATGTGCAGGAGCATCAAGACCCTCTTCAACTTCGCGCCCCCGGCCACTGAGCTTGAGATTCGAGACGCCTCCCTTCAGTTCGTCAGGAAACTGAGCGGCTTCAACGTTCCATCAGGCCAGAACACGGCCGCGTTCGAGCGCGCCGTTGAAGAGGTCGCGGAAGCGGCAAGAAGGCTGATCGGTGAGCTCAAGACCAGCGCACCGCCCAAGAACAGAGCGCAGGAGGCGGCCAAGGCACGGGAGCGCTCACTGGCACGTTTCGGTGCCACCCCATCAAGATGA
- a CDS encoding adenosine deaminase (PFAM: Adenosine/AMP deaminase~TIGRFAM: adenosine deaminase) — MPPVQPPTIDRLRALPKAEVHAHLEGCFEAACLEQWASQARVSMPRPRERLFEFEGLSDFLHFLDWACGLASTRDRLAALSYGYSKRLADNGAGCADVIVNPTHWPAWHGRLPDMIDAIDAGLTAAEQDGLPPVGLCVSLLRTQSSDAAAELVDTLLALRHPRVVALSIDGNEAAAGRTGPRFAQAFRRAGAAGLRRTVHAGESSGPEGVRDAIEWLGADRIDHGVRAIEDPELVGLLVDRQIPLGVCPTSNLALGVYGRIEDHPIDRLRRAGVVVSLNTDDPVLLGASLVGEYALCSQAFGWTDDEVRAVARHSIAASFANADVKQSLNLALANW, encoded by the coding sequence ATGCCCCCCGTTCAGCCCCCAACGATTGACCGCCTGCGCGCCCTGCCGAAGGCGGAGGTCCACGCCCATCTCGAAGGCTGCTTTGAAGCAGCCTGCCTCGAACAATGGGCATCGCAGGCCCGCGTGTCCATGCCGCGGCCCCGCGAGCGCTTGTTCGAGTTCGAAGGCTTGTCGGACTTCCTGCATTTCCTGGACTGGGCTTGCGGCCTGGCTTCAACCCGGGACCGGCTGGCCGCACTGAGCTATGGCTACAGCAAGCGGCTGGCGGACAACGGAGCCGGCTGTGCGGACGTGATCGTCAACCCGACCCACTGGCCGGCGTGGCACGGGCGTCTGCCCGACATGATCGACGCCATCGATGCCGGCCTGACGGCCGCGGAACAAGACGGTCTTCCTCCCGTGGGCCTGTGTGTCAGCCTGCTGCGCACCCAATCGTCGGACGCGGCGGCCGAACTGGTTGACACCCTGTTGGCACTGAGACACCCACGCGTGGTGGCGCTTTCGATCGATGGCAACGAGGCGGCCGCCGGTCGGACCGGTCCGCGCTTCGCGCAGGCTTTCCGGCGCGCTGGCGCTGCAGGGCTGCGCCGCACGGTGCATGCGGGCGAATCCAGTGGTCCTGAGGGCGTGCGTGACGCCATCGAGTGGCTCGGCGCCGATCGGATCGATCACGGTGTTCGCGCCATCGAAGACCCCGAACTGGTGGGACTGCTGGTCGATCGGCAAATTCCCCTGGGCGTCTGCCCAACGTCCAACCTCGCGCTCGGCGTCTATGGCCGCATCGAGGACCATCCGATCGATCGCCTGCGCCGTGCCGGCGTCGTCGTGTCGCTCAACACCGATGACCCGGTCCTGCTGGGGGCCAGCCTGGTGGGGGAGTACGCCCTGTGCAGCCAGGCGTTCGGATGGACAGATGACGAAGTTCGGGCGGTGGCGCGCCATTCCATTGCTGCCAGCTTCGCGAATGCGGACGTCAAGCAGAGCTTGAACCTGGCGCTGGCGAACTGGTGA
- a CDS encoding putative transcriptional regulator has translation MVQYRSTPLDASFAALSDATRRGVLEQLGRADTSITDLAERFRMTLTGMKKHVGVLEQAGLVTTEKLGRVRTCKLGRRRLEEESKWIESYRRLWDARFDELDRLVEELKRQEGSDGHRKR, from the coding sequence ATGGTTCAGTATAGAAGCACCCCCCTGGATGCGTCCTTCGCCGCCCTGTCGGACGCCACCCGGCGTGGCGTTCTGGAACAGCTGGGGCGCGCGGACACTTCCATCACGGACCTTGCCGAGAGGTTCCGCATGACCCTCACGGGCATGAAGAAACACGTCGGCGTGTTGGAGCAGGCGGGGCTCGTCACCACCGAGAAGCTGGGGCGCGTGCGGACCTGCAAGCTGGGTCGGCGTCGGCTGGAGGAAGAGTCGAAGTGGATCGAGAGCTACCGCCGGCTCTGGGACGCACGCTTTGACGAACTGGACCGGCTTGTCGAGGAATTGAAGCGCCAGGAGGGTTCCGATGGACACAGGAAAAGGTAG
- a CDS encoding hypothetical protein (PFAM: Activator of Hsp90 ATPase homolog 1-like protein), producing MDTGKGSQTGPIAHRTSVNRPSERELVVTRTLNAPPRIVFEAWTQAGLFQRWWVPKSFGLTLISCELDVRVGGAYRLVFRHPAAPEPMAFHGSYLEVTPPSRLVWTNEEAGGPGQITTVTLEESAGQTLLVMHELYPSKEALDEAIGSGSTSGMDETFRQLDAILASTIR from the coding sequence ATGGACACAGGAAAAGGTAGTCAGACCGGCCCCATCGCGCATCGCACGTCGGTGAATCGACCGTCCGAGCGTGAGCTTGTTGTCACGCGAACCCTCAACGCCCCACCGCGCATCGTTTTCGAAGCCTGGACCCAGGCCGGGCTGTTCCAGCGCTGGTGGGTGCCGAAATCATTCGGCCTGACGCTGATTTCCTGCGAACTCGACGTGCGGGTGGGCGGCGCCTACCGCCTCGTGTTCCGCCACCCTGCCGCCCCGGAGCCCATGGCCTTCCACGGCAGCTACCTCGAAGTGACACCCCCCTCGCGCCTGGTCTGGACCAATGAAGAGGCGGGCGGCCCTGGACAGATCACCACGGTCACGCTCGAGGAAAGCGCCGGGCAGACGCTGCTGGTCATGCACGAGCTCTATCCCTCAAAGGAAGCGCTCGACGAAGCCATCGGCTCTGGAAGCACAAGCGGCATGGACGAAACCTTCCGCCAACTCGACGCGATCCTCGCCTCGACGATCCGTTAG
- a CDS encoding Zn-dependent oxidoreductase, NADPH:quinone reductase translates to MKGLELRSLVRSSGSLELSLVDVDVPAPGEDEVLVRMEAAPINPSDLGMLLAAADMGAAVATGTPLRPVVTAPIAPGALPGLAGRLDQSMPVGNEGAGVVVAAGASPAAQALLGRRVALLGGAMYTQFRCMATAQCLPLPADATSADGASCFVNPLTALGMMETMKREGHRALVHTAAASNLGQMLQRICRQDGIALVNIVRHAEQADLLRNQGALHVCCTASGTFMDELTDALAATGATLAFDATGGGKLAGQILTAMEAAIARNQPAAYSRYGSNVLKQVYIYGGLEPGPTELVRNFGFTWRLGGWLLFPFLQQLDPGRLQALKDRVAAELKTTFKSHYAREISFAEALRLDMIAQYGSRSTGGKFLLNPQKGLG, encoded by the coding sequence ATGAAGGGTCTTGAATTGCGTTCCCTGGTCCGCAGCAGCGGCTCGCTGGAGTTGTCGCTGGTGGACGTTGACGTCCCCGCACCAGGCGAGGACGAGGTGCTGGTGCGCATGGAGGCGGCGCCGATCAACCCATCGGACCTGGGCATGCTGTTGGCCGCCGCCGACATGGGCGCCGCCGTGGCCACCGGCACCCCGCTGAGACCCGTGGTCACCGCGCCGATCGCACCGGGCGCGCTGCCGGGCCTGGCGGGGCGCCTGGACCAGTCCATGCCCGTGGGCAACGAGGGCGCCGGTGTGGTGGTGGCGGCCGGCGCCTCGCCCGCTGCGCAGGCCCTGCTGGGCCGGCGGGTGGCCCTGCTGGGCGGTGCGATGTACACCCAGTTTCGCTGCATGGCCACGGCGCAATGCCTGCCGCTGCCCGCCGATGCCACGTCGGCGGACGGCGCATCGTGCTTCGTGAACCCGCTGACCGCGCTGGGCATGATGGAGACCATGAAGCGTGAGGGCCACCGTGCGCTCGTGCACACCGCCGCGGCTTCCAACCTGGGCCAGATGCTGCAACGCATCTGCCGCCAGGACGGGATCGCGCTGGTGAACATCGTGCGCCATGCCGAGCAGGCGGATCTGTTGCGGAACCAGGGGGCACTGCACGTCTGCTGCACGGCGTCGGGCACCTTCATGGACGAGCTGACCGACGCCCTGGCGGCCACGGGGGCGACGCTGGCCTTCGATGCCACCGGCGGCGGCAAACTGGCCGGACAGATCCTCACGGCGATGGAGGCGGCCATCGCGCGCAATCAACCCGCCGCGTACAGCCGCTACGGGTCCAACGTTCTGAAGCAGGTGTACATCTATGGCGGGCTGGAGCCCGGCCCCACCGAATTGGTGCGCAACTTCGGTTTCACCTGGCGCCTGGGCGGCTGGCTGCTGTTTCCCTTCCTGCAGCAGTTGGATCCGGGCCGGCTGCAGGCCCTGAAAGACCGGGTGGCGGCGGAACTGAAGACCACCTTCAAGAGCCACTACGCGCGCGAAATTTCATTCGCCGAAGCCCTTCGGTTGGACATGATCGCGCAGTACGGTTCACGCAGCACCGGCGGCAAGTTCCTGCTGAACCCGCAGAAGGGGCTTGGCTGA